A segment of the Candidatus Zixiibacteriota bacterium genome:
AAATCCAAAATCGGCCGTATTCACAATAAGGCTGTATGCCTTTTTGCGACGGGCGGGAGATTTATAGCGTCCCGGGCGGCGCGGAGTGTATTTCTTCTTTTTCTTATCCATAGTCTTCAATAATAACGTCTAACAACCCCAAAAAAACAACTGTTTAATGTCTTCCCAATATTGTACAATTTAACAGGTTGGGAACGGTTATTATAATACGCTTTTTATACAAGGAAAACATCTTCAAGCCGATATAAAATAAAAAGCCCGTTGGAAAATTTTGATAAACGAATTTCCTTGCTCTTAATTATAGAATTAGCGTATCTGTATTATATATGACTTCTACGCCGTCGCAAAATATATCCGGCAGGATATTTATCTGGATTTCATTCACGGTTCTCGCGTTGCTGTATATACCGGTGCTGATCGGATTAATCGAAGTATGGTGGGCGGATGATAACTACTCGCACGGATTCCTAATTCCCATAATTTCGGGATACTTGCTCTGGAAAAAGAGAAAGGCTTTGGCGGAAGTTCCCGAATCAACGGGAAATAATCTGGGCTTATTGATATTGATTTCCGGCATGGTGGTTTTTGTTCTGGCGACGGCCGCCGCGGAATATTTCACTTTGCGGGCATCTTTGGTCATAACACTCTTTGGGCTGGTCTGGTACCTCTTTGGATATCAGATGATTCGCAAAACGTGGTTTGAGTTATTGTTCTTATTTTTCATGGTGCCTTTGCCTTACGTGATTTACTATTCGCTGACGTTTCCGATGCAGCTTTACGCAACAACAATCACCACCAAGATTTTAAGTTTCGTCGGGATGTCGGCGATTCAGCAGGGCAACGTCATCCATCTGCCGGGGTATTCCCTTGAGGTCGCCGAAGCCTGCAGCGGTCTGCGGTCATTGATCTCGCTTCTGGCGTTGGGGGCTCTGTA
Coding sequences within it:
- a CDS encoding exosortase/archaeosortase family protein, whose product is MTSTPSQNISGRIFIWISFTVLALLYIPVLIGLIEVWWADDNYSHGFLIPIISGYLLWKKRKALAEVPESTGNNLGLLILISGMVVFVLATAAAEYFTLRASLVITLFGLVWYLFGYQMIRKTWFELLFLFFMVPLPYVIYYSLTFPMQLYATTITTKILSFVGMSAIQQGNVIHLPGYSLEVAEACSGLRSLISLLALGALYARFTQITFGRQILLFLSTVPIAIAANIFRLLFTAVGAYTVSHELAEDFLHELSGMMVFVVAFIMLFIWGAVIKPRKATA